From Apium graveolens cultivar Ventura chromosome 9, ASM990537v1, whole genome shotgun sequence, the proteins below share one genomic window:
- the LOC141686606 gene encoding uncharacterized protein LOC141686606: MNKAMESVQDLIEEAKIRTVWWALCIFSVSYFLTHTSKSMWMNVPISVLIVCGLRILCNEVEFRWKVRNIRQQTYLSHLEKKQLSVNDSRLSTNPPPSKWKRKIDSPVVEAAMDEFVNKLLQDFVVDLWYSDITPDNEAPELIHAVVMDVLGEVSGRVKEINLVELLTRDIVDLIGKNLDLFRRNQAAIGMEVMGTLSSEERDERLKHHLFTSKDLHPALISSECEYKVLQRLTGGLLAVALRPREAQCPLIRCIARELLTCLVMQPLINLASPAYINELIEHILIALKDVGIKQIGTGQSLNVEDHKGHHGPADQHHVEAATNITTSQNKGIDLTLSKVETAKDSSLDVSGNSVTNTSHDEAMHPRSAEWARVLEAATQRRTEVLMPENLENMWAIGRNYKKKVQKLAAGGQTPQTKGSDSSSALLTNSDKEILANKAEALARMEDQALTPTAPRPPLDSQPNNQISSTTHYTPNLNKVGSFKGNCIADENENSTSLVASGNKKRLTRSNSTPDLNIGPELGTDSTSNSGGPIISEFYNKDFSRKSPVLNAKSASNMVSSSEGQHVVKLRCRVVGAYFEKLGSKSFAVYSIAVTDIDGITWFVKRRYRNFERLHRQLKDIPNYTLHLPPKRIFSSSTEDAFVHQRCIQLDKYLQDLLSIANVAEQHEVWDFLSDSSKNYSFGKSPSVMKSLAVNVDDAMDDIVRQFKGVSDGLMRKVVSPSSSVSEPATSVYGRNLSLKEDEINKRNIRKHTANLVNSFSDNEEGDKSINPYGEETGSSGQTSGWHSDNELNSKEFPPRVVKRSDEFRSVGSDKKDIPTVQSESFSPRASRGVKFSLTSEQLDDPVGVPPEWSPPNLSVPLLNLVDNVFQLKRRGWLRRQVFWISKQILQLMMEDAIDDWLLMQIHWLRREDTIAQGIHWIQDVLWPGGKFFLKLNIRSKMDDNENNDISLQSTSVSASSNASKPGSFELQLEAARRASNVKKMILSGAPTALVSLIGHKQYKRCARDIYYFIQSAVCLKQVTYEILELVLVSIFPEMREVVLDMHEKMRAQPV; encoded by the exons ATGAACAAGGCCATGGAGTCTGTTCAAGATCTGATCGAAGAAGCAAAGATTCGAACTGTTTGGTGGGCCCTTTGTATATTCTCCGTCTCTTACTTCCTAACAC ATACAAGTAAATCAATGTGGATGAATGTTCCCATTTCTGTTCTCATAGTTTGTGGATTACGAATATTGTGTAATGAGGTAGAGTTCCGCTGGAAGGTCCGTAATATCCGTCAGCAGACCTACCTTTCCCACTTAGAGAAGAAGCAATTATCTGTTAATGATTCTCGCCTTTCGACTAACCCTCCACCTTCCAAGTGGAAGAGAAAAATTGACTCTCCAGTAGTAGAGGCTGCGATGGACGAGTTTGTTAACAAACTTTTGCAAGATTTTGTTGTAGATTTGTGGTATTCAGATATAACTCCGGATAATGAGGCCCCTGAGCTTATACATGCTGTAGTCATGGATGTACTTGGAGAAGTGAGTGGTAGAGTAAAAGAGATAAACTTGGTTGAATTGTTGACAAG GGATATTGTAGATCTCATAGGCAAAAATCTAGATCTATTTAGAAGAAACCAAGCTGCTATTGGTATGGAAGTTATGGGGACACTGTCTTCTGAAGAAAGGGATGAAAGGTTGAAGCATCATCTCTTCACTTCTAAGGATCTTCACCCGGCATTGATATCTTCAGAGTGTGAGTACAAG GTTCTTCAACGGCTTACGGGCGGGCTCTTAGCAGTAGCACTTAGACCACGGGAAGCCCAATGTCCACTCATCCGATGCATTGCCAGGGAGTTATTAACTTGTTTGGTGATGCAACCTCTTATAAATTTGGCCAGCCCTGC GTACATAAATGAGTTGATCGAGCATATTTTGATCGCTCTTAAAGATGTGGGCATTAAACAGATAGGTACTGGTCAATCGCTTAATGTAGAGGATCATAAAGGTCATCATGGTCCTGCAGATCAACATCATGTTGAGGCTGCCACAAATATAACTACATCTCAGAATAAAGGGATTGACTTGACATTGTCCAAAGTTGAAACTGCAAAAGATAGTTCATTGGATGTTTCAGGAAATTCCGTTACTAATACAAGTCATGATGAGGCCATGCATCCACGATCTGCTGAATGGGCTAGAGTCCTTGAGGCAGCAACCCAGAGAAGAACAGAAGTCCTTATGCCTGAAAATCTGGAGAATATGTGGGCCATAGGAAGAAATTACAAAAAGAAGGTTCAGAAACTTGCTGCAGGAGGTCAGACTCCTCAAACAAAGGGGTCAGATTCAAGCAGTGCATTGCTTACCAATTCGGATAAGGAAATATTAGCTAACAAGGCTGAAGCATTAGCAAGAATGGAAGATCAAGCTTTAACCCCAACAGCCCCAAGGCCTCCACTAGATTCGCAACCAAATAATCAAATCAGCAGTACAACTCATTATACACCAAATCTGAACAAAGTAGGGTCTTTTAAGGGAAACTGCATTGCTGATGAAAATGAGAATTCCACTTCTCTTGTTGCTAGTGGAAATAAAAAGAGGCTGACAAGATCGAATAGCACACCTGATTTGAATATTGGACCAGAATTGGGAACTGATTCCACTAGCAACAGTGGTGGACCAATTATATCTGAGTTCTACAATAAAGATTTTAGCAGAAAGAGTCCGGTACTTAATGCCAAAAGTGCTTCAAATATGGTTTCGTCGAGTGAGGGACAACACGTAGTGAAGCTAAGGTGTCGG GTCGTGGGAGCCTATTTTGAAAAACTTGGTTCAAAATCTTTTGCAGTCTATTCGATTGCGGTGACAGACATTGATGGAATTACCTGGTTTGTTAAAAGAAG ATACAGGAATTTTGAGAGATTGCATCGTCAGCTTAAGGATATTCCCAACTATACATTACATTTGCCTCCCAAAAGAATATTCTCTTCCAGCACCGAGGATGCTTTTGTTCATCAGCGGTGCATTCAACTTGACAAGTATTTGCAA GATCTCTTGTCAATTGCTAACGTTGCCGAGCAACATGAAGTGTGGGATTTTTTGAGTGATTCCTCAAAG AATTATTCTTTCGGAAAATCACCCTCCGTGATGAAATCCTTGGCAG TAAATGTGGATGATGCCATGGATGACATTGTGCGTCAATTCAAAGGGGTTTCGGATGGCTTGATGCGGAAAGTTGTCAGTCCATCTTCTTCAGTGTCTGAACCAGCTACTTCGGTTTATGGAAGGAACTTATCTTTGAAAGAAGATGAGATAAATAAGCGAAATATAAGGAAGCATACTGCAAATTTAGTTAATAGTTTTTCTGATAACGAGGAGGGTGATAAAAGTATCAACCCTTATGGTGAGGAGACAGGATCTAGTGGACAAACTAGTGGGTGGCATTCAGATAATGAACTCAACTCAAAGGAATTTCCACCAAGGGTTGTTAAACGTAGTGACGAGTTCAGAAGCGTTGGTTCTGATAAAAAAGATATTCCTACTGTGCAGTCTGAATCGTTTAGTCCCCGTGCTTCTCGCGGGGTGAAATTTTCGTTAACCTCCGAACAATTGGATGATCCAGTTGGAGTACCACCAGAG TGGTCACCGCCAAATCTTAGTGTACCCCTGTTGAATTTGGTCGATAATGTCTTCCAATTGAAGAGAAGAGGCTGGCTAAG ACGGCAGGTGTTTTGGATATCAAAGCAAATACTACAGTTAATGATGGAAGATGCTATTGATGACTGGCTCTTGATGCAAATACATTGGCTACGTAGAGAGGACACAATTGCTCAAGGAATACACTGGATCCAGGAT GTTCTTTGGCCTGGTGGTAAATTCTTTTTAAAACTCAACATTAGAAGCAAAATGGATGACAATGAAAATAATGACATATCTTTGCAAAGTACAAGCGTTTCAGCCAGCAGCAATGCCTCTAAACCAGGGTCTTTTGAGCTGCAGCTTGAGGCTGCTCGGCGAGCGAGTAATGTGAAGAAAATGATCTTGA